The window CCAGGGATTAGAAACGCTAGAGAAAATCCTGCAAGAGTTTTCAGGAAAATACAGCTTCGGAGACGCCATCACAATGGCCGATCTATTCTTAATACCTCAGCTTCTGACTTGCCAACGCTATAAAGTCGATATCTCCAAATATCCAACTTTGGTGAAAATCAACGAGAACTGCAAGGCTCTTCCCGAATTTGCAAAGGCCCACCCTTTTAAACAAATCGATACACCTGCAGAGTTCAAAAATACATAGGCTTTAAAAAAGAACCAAGGTCGGGACTTAAAATCCGACGGCAAAGATGTCATGGAAAAGGCCCTCTAGCGAAGGCTTCTTTTTAGTTTGAATGAATGAAAAGAAAGTTCCACTTATCGATCACCGGGATCACGATAAACACCAGCATCGAAACGTTCAGCCACATGAAAAACGCCAACCAACGTTCAGTTCCGTTGGATTTATAGTAGCGATAGAATTCTTGAAGAACCTTAAAGCAAAATGGAAAAGTCAGAAGGATGAACATCCAACTGGCATGCACGAACATTGGTGCTGCCAAAGCCACGCCTACATATACAAAAGTATAAAGCCCAATCTGGAAAAGTGTTTTTTCCATTCCTAAGGCCACGGGCAAGGTGGGAACTCCGCCTGCGGCGTAATCGTCTTTGAACTTAATTGCCAGAACCCAAAAGTGCGGCATTTGCCACAAGAACATGATCAAGAACAAATACAAAGATTCAGGGTTGAAGATATCGGGATTCGCAACGGCATACCCAATTGTCACTGGCAAAGCCCCCGGGATTGCCCCAGGAA is drawn from Bdellovibrio sp. ArHS and contains these coding sequences:
- a CDS encoding protoheme IX farnesyltransferase; translated protein: SGSLALNQVQEWKLDQKMPRTSKRPIASGKIKPAAAGILAVSFLVVGLNFLFTLEPVAGWVGLICVVLYNGVYTMYWKRRWVYAAVPGAIPGALPVTIGYAVANPDIFNPESLYLFLIMFLWQMPHFWVLAIKFKDDYAAGGVPTLPVALGMEKTLFQIGLYTFVYVGVALAAPMFVHASWMFILLTFPFCFKVLQEFYRYYKSNGTERWLAFFMWLNVSMLVFIVIPVIDKWNFLFIHSN